A genomic segment from Alkalilimnicola ehrlichii MLHE-1 encodes:
- a CDS encoding TRAP transporter permease — MTERENASGGRTTPDLEPRRSRSRLHLACHIVAQCLFYALALYFFSHLSIYYFTGAGGATLLAVTLVPIAVAIAFANDLRHDDLYPLLGPLPATLIGIAYAAALIYAAYYLVTEFENIRIYRVGFWNDADKAAGAIVVALTLEYTRRRYLALALVILLLILYTAYGHLVPGMFQHPGMSWNRILTATSLEISTGVFERLPQLGLTLIGSFMLVLAVLRAFGCIDSILAGSSRLAARSPRLLPQAAVIGSFSVAAVSGSGAANAATTGSATIPVLIRAGFPRVKAAAIETASSLGGQLMPPLMGIAAFLMAEYLRVSYFDVVARGFAPAILYFLGVSVAVYLLAGRYMQRAVTPRREPIDYVDIINLSAYALAVIGLIWLMGVERRAAMSSAQLVFIALFSVLSALFLLRFLWALYHQSGPRLTPARLQEAGRPFVRLIETFTTNTAELTVLLATLGILTATFTITGVPTKVGILLMEMAGAHLALMVLVAFAFGYLVGMGLPVAPTYIIVAVVITPFMIRAGVDPWVAHFFAFLVAVFGELSPPTSVVAAVTSRIAEAPFVRTMISALGMCVPLLILMVGVYTRPALVVEPGWPQLPAFALLLVGTLGTILALQGRYAQGWLRDWGTRLALGLLSAVVVLHPDERLAWVVTAPVLAMVFWGLLRAHRALRARPLEAADSAPA; from the coding sequence ATGACTGAGCGCGAGAACGCCAGCGGGGGGCGCACCACGCCCGATCTGGAGCCCCGGCGCAGCCGCTCCCGGCTGCACTTGGCCTGTCACATCGTCGCCCAGTGCCTGTTCTACGCCCTGGCGCTCTATTTCTTCAGCCACCTCAGCATCTATTACTTCACCGGCGCCGGCGGGGCCACGCTCCTGGCGGTGACGCTGGTCCCCATCGCCGTCGCCATTGCCTTCGCCAATGACCTGCGCCACGACGATCTCTACCCCCTGCTCGGTCCGCTACCTGCGACCCTGATCGGCATCGCGTACGCTGCCGCGCTGATCTATGCGGCCTACTACCTGGTCACCGAGTTCGAGAATATCCGCATCTACCGGGTGGGGTTCTGGAACGACGCCGACAAGGCGGCCGGCGCCATCGTGGTGGCGCTGACCCTGGAGTACACCCGGCGGCGCTACCTGGCCCTGGCCCTCGTGATCCTGCTGCTGATTCTGTACACCGCCTACGGCCACCTGGTGCCCGGCATGTTCCAGCACCCGGGGATGAGCTGGAACCGCATTCTCACCGCCACCAGTTTGGAGATCTCCACCGGGGTGTTCGAGCGCCTGCCCCAGTTGGGGCTGACCCTGATCGGCTCCTTCATGCTGGTGCTGGCCGTGCTGCGCGCCTTCGGTTGTATCGACTCCATACTGGCCGGCAGCTCCCGGCTGGCCGCCCGATCACCCCGACTGTTGCCCCAGGCCGCGGTGATCGGCAGCTTTTCCGTGGCCGCCGTCTCCGGCAGCGGCGCGGCCAACGCCGCGACCACCGGCTCGGCCACCATCCCGGTGTTGATCCGGGCCGGCTTTCCGCGGGTCAAGGCCGCCGCCATCGAGACCGCCTCGTCGCTCGGCGGGCAGTTGATGCCGCCGTTGATGGGCATCGCCGCCTTCCTGATGGCCGAGTACCTGCGGGTCAGCTATTTCGATGTGGTCGCCCGCGGTTTCGCCCCCGCGATCCTCTATTTCCTGGGCGTCAGTGTCGCGGTTTACCTGCTGGCCGGCCGCTACATGCAGCGCGCGGTCACCCCGCGCCGGGAACCGATTGATTATGTGGACATCATCAACCTGTCCGCTTACGCCCTGGCGGTGATCGGCCTGATCTGGCTGATGGGGGTGGAGCGGCGGGCGGCCATGTCCTCGGCGCAGTTGGTGTTTATCGCCCTGTTCTCGGTGCTCAGTGCGCTATTCCTGCTGCGGTTCCTCTGGGCGCTTTACCACCAGTCCGGCCCGCGACTCACCCCGGCGCGCCTGCAAGAGGCCGGCCGCCCCTTCGTGCGCCTGATCGAGACCTTCACCACCAACACCGCGGAACTGACCGTGCTGCTCGCCACCCTGGGCATTCTCACCGCCACCTTCACCATCACCGGCGTGCCCACCAAGGTGGGCATCCTGCTGATGGAGATGGCCGGCGCGCACCTGGCCCTGATGGTGCTGGTGGCTTTCGCCTTCGGCTACCTGGTGGGCATGGGCCTGCCGGTGGCGCCCACCTACATCATCGTGGCAGTGGTGATCACCCCCTTCATGATCCGCGCCGGGGTCGACCCTTGGGTGGCGCACTTCTTCGCCTTCCTGGTGGCGGTGTTCGGCGAGCTCTCCCCGCCCACCTCGGTGGTGGCGGCGGTCACCTCGCGAATCGCCGAGGCCCCCTTCGTGCGCACCATGATCTCGGCGCTGGGCATGTGCGTGCCGCTACTGATCCTCATGGTCGGCGTCTACACCCGGCCGGCGCTGGTGGTAGAGCCGGGTTGGCCGCAGCTTCCCGCCTTCGCCCTGCTGCTGGTCGGAACCCTGGGGACCATTCTCGCCCTGCAGGGCCGCTATGCCCAGGGATGGCTTCGGGACTGGGGCACCCGCCTCGCCCTGGGGCTGCTGAGCGCGGTGGTGGTGCTGCATCCGGACGAGCGGCTGGCGTGGGTGGTGACCGCTCCGGTACTGGCCATGGTCTTCTGGGGCCTGCTGCGGGCTCACCGGGCCCTGCGGGCACGACCGCTGGAGGCGGCCGACAGCGCCCCCGCCTGA
- a CDS encoding EAL and HDOD domain-containing protein, translating to MDTIFLARQPIYNRELEVVAYELLYRAGARDRADVVDGDQATGQLLVNTFTDFGLERLVGDVPAFINLTRPYLIGELELPIPPDQVALEVLEDVALDDEQVLAGLRSLSDRGYVIVLDDFDYQPENEPALACADLVKLEVNDTSTEALTRVVRRLREFDLQLLAEKVETDRQFQLCLDLGFDFFQGYYFSRPNLVSGQRHASSKVGLLPLLAKLNDPDADLQELERLIARDQVLVYRLLRCANSAAVSRGPIESLHNALLLLGTRTVRTWIILITLSAVEDKPPELCRIALARARMCELLARESGIANPEACFTAGLLSLLDTLMNQPMAELVQALPLTQAIERALLNREGAIGALLQRVCDYEQGHWQALETDDADGRRYPGAYLEALQWADRIMDVVTQTRDPEALTTVRSRSD from the coding sequence GTGGACACTATTTTTCTCGCGCGACAACCCATTTATAACCGGGAATTGGAGGTTGTCGCCTACGAACTGCTTTACCGCGCTGGCGCCCGGGATCGGGCTGATGTGGTCGACGGGGATCAGGCCACCGGGCAGTTGCTGGTCAACACCTTCACGGATTTCGGGCTGGAGCGGCTGGTCGGTGACGTGCCCGCCTTTATCAACCTGACCCGCCCCTACCTGATCGGCGAGCTGGAACTCCCCATCCCACCCGATCAGGTGGCATTGGAGGTGCTGGAGGATGTCGCGCTGGATGACGAGCAGGTGCTCGCCGGGCTGCGCAGCCTCTCCGACCGGGGCTATGTCATCGTGCTGGACGACTTCGACTACCAGCCGGAGAACGAACCCGCCCTGGCCTGTGCCGACCTGGTAAAACTGGAGGTCAACGACACCTCTACAGAGGCGCTGACCCGGGTGGTCCGCCGCCTGCGGGAGTTCGATCTGCAGCTCCTCGCCGAGAAGGTCGAGACCGACCGTCAGTTCCAGCTTTGCCTCGACCTGGGGTTCGATTTCTTCCAGGGCTATTACTTCAGCCGTCCGAACCTGGTCTCCGGTCAGCGCCATGCCAGCAGCAAAGTCGGGCTGCTGCCGCTGCTCGCCAAACTCAACGACCCGGACGCGGACCTGCAGGAACTGGAGCGGTTGATCGCCCGGGACCAGGTGCTGGTCTACCGGCTGCTGCGCTGCGCCAACTCGGCCGCGGTCTCCCGCGGGCCCATCGAGTCCCTGCACAATGCGCTGCTCCTGCTGGGCACCCGCACCGTGCGCACCTGGATCATCCTGATCACCCTCTCGGCGGTGGAGGACAAGCCGCCGGAGCTGTGCCGCATCGCCCTGGCCCGGGCGCGCATGTGTGAGCTGCTGGCTCGGGAGTCGGGCATCGCCAACCCCGAGGCCTGTTTCACCGCCGGGCTGCTCTCGCTGTTGGACACCCTGATGAACCAGCCCATGGCGGAGCTGGTCCAGGCCCTGCCGCTGACCCAGGCGATCGAACGCGCCCTGCTCAACCGTGAGGGGGCCATCGGCGCCCTGCTGCAGCGGGTTTGCGATTATGAGCAAGGCCACTGGCAGGCCCTGGAAACGGACGACGCCGACGGACGGCGCTACCCCGGGGCCTACCTGGAGGCCCTGCAATGGGCCGACCGCATCATGGACGTGGTCACCCAGACCCGCGATCCGGAGGCGTTGACAACGGTTCGATCCCGATCTGACTGA
- a CDS encoding TAXI family TRAP transporter solute-binding subunit, whose translation MICRTLKAATAAGALALIAGLPSAAMAQEVTQLRWATSATGSTGYAVKVDLMTILNREWSGYNITVLPTAGAVASVRGYALGEFDGYYGADVAFAELADDSGRFRDFRAHMEREPVQSFWAYTMEVGLAVRADDLDEYDGWGGLAGAPVFTGPAPWDVRAQLERAMAAVDVGHDYTEIDLSIAGSSLNEGTIDAFIAYTSGQTSVAPWVNEAMLSVDTAILNPTDEERAQIEAAGMEVVAVPAERFDTDIGVDEAHFVPFFYGFHLGPEVPEEDLYEMLTIIQAKSEELRAANAAFAQVDEDMVELQRRGVAASGGSVPVHPGLARFLQENDAWDEAWDDWVYR comes from the coding sequence ATGATCTGTCGCACCCTGAAAGCGGCCACCGCCGCCGGCGCGTTGGCCTTGATAGCCGGTCTGCCCTCTGCGGCCATGGCCCAGGAGGTCACCCAGCTACGCTGGGCCACCTCCGCCACCGGTTCCACCGGCTACGCGGTGAAAGTGGACCTGATGACCATCCTCAATCGCGAATGGAGCGGTTACAACATCACGGTCTTGCCCACCGCCGGCGCCGTCGCCTCCGTGCGCGGCTACGCCCTGGGCGAGTTTGACGGCTACTACGGTGCGGACGTGGCCTTCGCCGAACTCGCCGACGACTCGGGCCGGTTCCGGGATTTCCGCGCCCATATGGAGCGCGAGCCGGTCCAGTCCTTCTGGGCCTACACCATGGAGGTGGGCCTGGCGGTCCGCGCCGACGACCTGGACGAGTACGACGGCTGGGGGGGGCTGGCCGGTGCCCCCGTGTTCACCGGCCCCGCCCCGTGGGACGTCCGCGCCCAACTTGAACGGGCCATGGCCGCCGTGGACGTGGGCCATGACTACACCGAGATTGACCTGAGCATCGCGGGTTCCTCGCTCAACGAGGGCACCATCGACGCCTTCATCGCCTACACCAGTGGGCAGACCAGCGTCGCCCCCTGGGTCAACGAGGCCATGCTGTCGGTGGATACCGCCATCCTCAACCCCACCGATGAAGAGCGGGCCCAGATCGAGGCGGCGGGCATGGAGGTGGTGGCCGTGCCGGCGGAGCGCTTCGATACCGATATTGGCGTTGACGAGGCCCATTTCGTACCCTTCTTCTACGGCTTCCACCTCGGCCCGGAGGTCCCGGAAGAGGACCTGTACGAGATGCTCACCATCATCCAGGCCAAGTCCGAGGAGCTGCGCGCCGCCAATGCCGCCTTCGCCCAGGTGGATGAGGATATGGTCGAGCTGCAGCGCCGCGGGGTGGCCGCCAGCGGCGGCAGTGTACCGGTCCACCCGGGGCTTGCCCGCTTCCTGCAGGAGAACGACGCCTGGGACGAGGCGTGGGATGACTGGGTCTACCGGTAA